One genomic region from Pseudoduganella dura encodes:
- a CDS encoding ATP-binding protein: MSEAMPGPADARAPRTVEDTGLSFLFLAELVAKVLHQRGQLRLPELASHLKLNVGVIDPLIVFLRAEKLCEVVRVGNSGTDADLSYLLTEAGRQRAAAALGRNAYAGPAPVTLAAYTAQVQAQSVAGVHVTRARMATIFDGIVVNPRVLAQLGSAMNSGRALFLHGLAGSGKTYLAERLRNLLTGTIAVPHAVMVDGEVIPFFDSVQHQQEGGTAGSTVSSTISSTTPGATSGSMAFASAGFDRGSAPDMRWVRGVRRPAALAGGELTLDMLDLRFDPNTRLYQAPPHLKSNNGIFIIDDLGRQRCSPEALMNRWIVPMDRNVDYLTLHTGHTFQVPFDVIVVFSSNFVPHRLSDGAFLRRLGYKIEVPPASEAEYERLFRQACAQAGVAFDAGVFAYLLACHRERGMPLLACHPRDLVRQLRDLARYEDRVPELTRQTLDWAWDNYFAADSQQGCAPELDRRDRGTNVNGLEND, translated from the coding sequence GTGAGCGAAGCGATGCCAGGGCCGGCCGACGCTCGCGCGCCGCGCACCGTCGAAGATACCGGCCTGTCCTTCCTGTTCCTGGCTGAACTGGTGGCGAAGGTGCTGCACCAGCGCGGCCAGCTGCGCCTGCCTGAACTGGCATCGCACCTGAAGCTCAACGTCGGCGTGATCGATCCGCTGATCGTGTTCCTGCGCGCCGAAAAGCTGTGCGAAGTGGTGCGCGTGGGCAACAGCGGCACCGATGCCGATCTTTCCTACCTGCTGACGGAAGCGGGTCGCCAGCGCGCCGCGGCGGCGCTGGGCCGCAACGCCTATGCCGGCCCGGCGCCCGTGACCCTGGCCGCCTACACCGCGCAGGTGCAGGCGCAAAGCGTGGCCGGCGTGCACGTCACGCGCGCGCGCATGGCAACGATATTCGACGGCATCGTGGTCAACCCGCGCGTGCTGGCGCAGCTGGGCTCGGCGATGAATTCCGGCCGCGCGCTGTTCCTGCACGGCCTGGCCGGCAGCGGCAAGACCTACCTGGCCGAGCGCCTGCGCAACCTGTTGACCGGCACCATCGCCGTGCCCCACGCGGTGATGGTGGACGGCGAAGTGATTCCGTTCTTCGACAGCGTGCAGCACCAGCAGGAAGGCGGCACGGCAGGGAGCACAGTCAGCAGCACGATCAGCAGCACAACGCCGGGCGCTACCAGCGGCAGCATGGCGTTCGCCAGCGCCGGCTTCGACCGCGGCAGCGCGCCGGACATGCGCTGGGTGCGCGGCGTGCGCCGCCCCGCCGCGCTGGCCGGCGGCGAACTGACGCTGGACATGCTCGACCTGCGCTTCGATCCGAATACCCGCCTCTACCAGGCCCCCCCGCACCTGAAATCGAACAACGGCATCTTCATCATCGACGACCTGGGCCGCCAGCGCTGCTCGCCGGAAGCACTGATGAACCGCTGGATCGTGCCGATGGACCGCAACGTCGATTACCTGACGCTGCATACCGGCCACACGTTCCAGGTGCCGTTCGACGTGATCGTGGTGTTTTCCTCGAACTTCGTGCCGCACCGGCTGTCCGACGGCGCCTTCCTGCGCCGGCTGGGCTACAAGATCGAGGTGCCGCCGGCATCCGAAGCCGAGTACGAACGGCTGTTCCGCCAGGCCTGCGCGCAGGCCGGCGTGGCGTTCGACGCCGGCGTTTTCGCCTATCTGCTGGCCTGTCACCGCGAGCGCGGCATGCCGCTGCTGGCATGCCACCCGCGCGACCTGGTGCGGCAGCTGCGCGACCTGGCCCGCTACGAGGACCGCGTCCCCGAACTGACCCGCCAGACACTGGACTGGGCCTGGGACAACTATTTTGCCGCCGACAGCCAGCAGGGCTGCGCGCCGGAGCTGGACCGCCGCGACCGCGGCACGAATGTGAACGGATTGGAGAACGATTGA
- a CDS encoding type II and III secretion system protein family protein, whose amino-acid sequence MKHLPHNTLLAAALALATGASLAAAPDCFDLRGHADGTQRLDLVRGKSVLKRFCTPASQVTVGAPDIANVVVPNASEVVIVARSVGTTNLIVSTREGRSTVFDIAVAIDTSPLRVQFDKLFPAEKDIQIGSTGNTLILSGMVSDSAMASQLIALATAFQESAMASAGASTAAGSPPASGVGASAGAALASAAAPATGSPKVLNMLQVAAPQQVLLEVKIAEVSKSLVDQLGASLGYSKTNGSWTYGILSSLLSETSSTLGAVKSAGTKLMVDGQKRDGLVKILAEPTVMAISGQEASFLAGGKIFIPVAQSSATGTNTITLEEKEYGVAVKFMPTVLAGGRINLRVAPEVSELNREGIGITSSTSTATAILPSFTTRRASTTVQLQDGESFAIGGLIRNNVTSDIKRFPFLGDVPVLGTLFRSSEFQNDRTELVFIVTPHLAKPLPAAPRLPTDEYVQPTRAQFLIGGQHEGKAPAATSKEQP is encoded by the coding sequence ATGAAGCATCTTCCCCATAACACCCTGCTGGCCGCCGCCCTCGCCCTGGCGACGGGCGCCAGCCTGGCCGCCGCACCGGACTGCTTCGACCTGCGCGGCCATGCCGACGGCACGCAGCGCCTGGACCTGGTGCGCGGCAAATCGGTGCTGAAGCGTTTCTGCACGCCGGCCTCGCAGGTCACCGTCGGCGCGCCGGACATCGCCAACGTGGTCGTGCCCAACGCCAGCGAAGTCGTCATCGTGGCGCGCAGCGTGGGCACCACGAACCTGATCGTCTCCACCCGCGAAGGCCGCTCGACGGTGTTCGACATCGCCGTGGCCATCGACACCTCGCCGCTGCGCGTGCAGTTCGACAAGCTGTTCCCGGCCGAGAAGGATATCCAGATCGGCAGCACCGGCAACACGCTGATCCTGTCCGGCATGGTGAGCGACTCGGCGATGGCGAGCCAGCTGATCGCGCTCGCGACGGCGTTCCAGGAAAGCGCGATGGCATCGGCCGGCGCTTCCACCGCCGCGGGCTCGCCGCCCGCCAGCGGCGTGGGCGCGAGCGCGGGCGCGGCACTGGCCAGCGCCGCGGCACCGGCCACTGGCAGCCCGAAAGTACTGAACATGCTGCAGGTGGCGGCACCGCAGCAGGTACTGCTGGAGGTGAAGATCGCCGAGGTATCGAAATCGCTGGTCGACCAGCTGGGCGCCAGCCTGGGATATTCGAAGACCAACGGCAGCTGGACCTACGGCATCCTGTCGAGCCTGCTATCCGAGACGAGCAGCACGCTGGGCGCCGTCAAGAGCGCCGGCACCAAGCTCATGGTCGACGGCCAGAAGCGCGACGGCCTGGTGAAGATCCTGGCCGAGCCGACCGTGATGGCGATCAGCGGCCAGGAAGCCAGCTTCCTGGCCGGCGGCAAGATCTTCATCCCGGTGGCGCAGAGTTCCGCGACCGGCACGAACACGATCACGCTGGAAGAGAAGGAATACGGCGTGGCCGTGAAATTCATGCCGACCGTGCTGGCGGGCGGGCGCATCAACCTGCGCGTGGCGCCGGAAGTGTCGGAACTGAACCGCGAAGGCATCGGCATCACCAGTTCCACGTCGACCGCCACGGCGATCCTGCCGTCGTTCACGACGCGGCGCGCCAGCACCACGGTGCAGCTGCAGGATGGCGAGAGCTTCGCCATCGGCGGCCTGATCCGCAATAACGTGACCAGCGACATCAAGCGGTTCCCGTTCCTGGGCGACGTGCCCGTGCTCGGCACGCTGTTCCGCAGCAGCGAATTCCAGAACGACCGCACCGAGCTGGTGTTCATCGTGACGCCGCACCTGGCCAAGCCGCTGCCGGCCGCCCCGCGCCTGCCGACCGACGAATACGTGCAGCCGACCCGCGCCCAATTCCTGATCGGCGGCCAGCACGAAGGCAAGGCCCCGGCCGCAACATCGAAGGAGCAGCCATGA
- a CDS encoding CpaF family protein → MNMPSTSLRERLGNGTPRPTAQRGAIDNRAYHQLKSRIHEALLDRIDLESMQRLTQDQIRQELRLLVERLLEEEMVVINDAERKTLTRDIQNEMLGFGPLEPLLEDPTVSDILVNTHKQVYVERRGRLELTDVTFTDDAHLMKIIDKIVSRVGRRIDESSPMVDARLPDGSRVNAIIPPLAIDGPVMSIRRFSADPLRLADLVAYGSMTADMAEVLQGLGKAKMNILISGGTGSGKTTMLNVISGFINQTERIVTVEDAAELQLQQPHVVRLETRPPNIEDKGEVTQRALVRNALRMRPDRIILGEVRGAEALDMLGAMNTGHEGSMATIHANTPRDALTRLENMVSMAAATLPPKAMRQQISSAVGVVVQVSRLTDGKRKVLSISEVTGMEGDVITMQEVFSYKQTGVADDGTVIGHFSASGVRPRFAERLRTFGVTLSPHVFEPRMEPAR, encoded by the coding sequence ATGAACATGCCCTCCACTTCCCTGCGCGAACGCCTCGGCAACGGCACGCCGCGACCCACCGCCCAGCGCGGCGCCATCGACAACCGCGCCTATCACCAGCTCAAGAGCCGCATCCACGAAGCCCTGCTGGACCGGATCGACCTGGAAAGCATGCAGCGGCTGACGCAGGACCAGATCCGCCAGGAACTGCGCCTGCTGGTTGAGCGGCTGCTCGAGGAAGAAATGGTGGTGATCAACGATGCCGAGCGCAAGACGCTGACGCGCGACATCCAGAACGAGATGCTGGGCTTCGGCCCGCTCGAGCCGCTGCTGGAAGATCCCACCGTGTCCGACATCCTCGTCAACACGCACAAGCAGGTCTACGTGGAACGGCGCGGCCGCCTGGAACTGACCGACGTGACGTTCACCGACGATGCGCACCTGATGAAGATCATCGACAAGATCGTCTCGCGCGTGGGCCGCCGCATCGATGAATCGAGCCCGATGGTCGACGCCCGCCTGCCGGACGGCTCGCGCGTGAACGCCATCATCCCGCCGCTGGCGATCGACGGTCCGGTGATGTCGATCCGGCGCTTCTCGGCCGACCCGCTGCGCCTGGCCGACCTGGTGGCCTACGGCAGCATGACGGCCGACATGGCCGAGGTGCTGCAGGGGCTGGGCAAGGCCAAGATGAACATCCTGATCTCGGGCGGCACCGGCAGCGGCAAGACCACGATGCTGAACGTGATCTCCGGCTTCATCAACCAGACCGAGCGCATCGTGACGGTGGAAGACGCCGCCGAGTTGCAATTGCAGCAGCCGCACGTGGTGCGCCTGGAAACGCGCCCGCCGAACATCGAGGACAAGGGCGAGGTCACGCAGCGCGCGCTGGTGCGCAATGCGCTGCGGATGCGCCCCGACCGCATCATCCTGGGCGAGGTGCGCGGCGCCGAGGCGCTGGACATGCTGGGCGCGATGAACACGGGCCACGAAGGCTCGATGGCGACGATCCACGCCAACACGCCGCGCGACGCGCTCACGCGGCTGGAAAACATGGTGAGCATGGCCGCCGCCACGCTGCCGCCGAAGGCGATGCGCCAGCAGATCAGCTCCGCGGTCGGCGTGGTGGTACAGGTGTCGCGCCTGACGGACGGCAAGCGCAAGGTGCTGTCGATTTCCGAGGTGACCGGCATGGAAGGCGACGTGATCACGATGCAGGAAGTGTTTTCGTACAAGCAGACCGGCGTGGCCGACGACGGCACGGTGATCGGCCACTTCTCCGCCAGCGGCGTGCGGCCCCGGTTCGCCGAGCGGCTGCGCACGTTCGGCGTGACGCTGTCGCCCCACGTGTTCGAGCCGCGCATGGAGCCGGCCCGATGA
- a CDS encoding AAA family ATPase gives MKIAVLSRDERHLIEVARQLRARPGADEVDMIAGTPARLTTLADDAVPDVLVVDQPRADEGELDQLERLGHLFPRMSFIVLTGDLSQEFLLRAMRAGVREVLPANPAAAALAQALDRVAEKLGTQGGANGKVLAFISCKGGSGSTFLATNLAYALSAGGNKRVALIDMNLQFGDASLFVSDIKPLATLSDVASQIHRLDPSFLASSMVSVTPNYSVLAAPSDPAHASDVKPEHIDAIVKLARRQYDFIVLDVGRSLDPVSIRALDHADTIYPVLQMTLPYIRDGKRLLNVFRNLDYGKDKVELIVNRHDRNSDIQLKDLEEAFDTPILRTMPNHYDAAAKSVNQGVPVTRLAPDSPLSIALEDMARDLTGAAAPRQAAGLMSRLFGRRAA, from the coding sequence ATGAAAATCGCAGTCCTGTCGCGCGACGAGCGCCACCTGATCGAAGTGGCGCGCCAGCTGCGCGCCCGCCCCGGCGCCGACGAGGTGGACATGATCGCCGGCACGCCGGCGCGCCTGACCACGCTGGCCGACGACGCCGTGCCGGACGTGCTGGTGGTGGACCAGCCGCGCGCGGACGAAGGCGAGCTCGACCAGCTCGAGCGGCTCGGCCACCTGTTCCCGCGCATGTCCTTCATCGTGCTGACGGGCGACCTGTCGCAGGAATTCCTGCTGCGCGCCATGCGCGCCGGCGTGCGCGAGGTGTTGCCGGCCAACCCGGCGGCCGCCGCGCTGGCGCAGGCGCTCGACCGCGTCGCCGAAAAGCTCGGCACGCAGGGCGGCGCCAACGGCAAGGTACTGGCCTTCATCTCCTGCAAGGGCGGCAGCGGCTCGACCTTCCTGGCCACCAACCTGGCCTATGCGCTGTCGGCCGGCGGCAACAAGCGCGTGGCGCTGATCGACATGAACCTGCAGTTCGGCGACGCTTCGCTGTTCGTTTCCGACATCAAGCCGCTGGCCACGCTGTCCGACGTGGCCTCGCAGATCCACCGCCTCGATCCGTCGTTCCTGGCCTCGAGCATGGTCAGCGTGACGCCGAACTACAGCGTGCTGGCCGCGCCGTCCGACCCGGCGCACGCCAGCGACGTGAAGCCCGAGCATATCGACGCCATCGTCAAGCTGGCGCGCCGCCAGTACGACTTCATCGTGCTCGACGTGGGCCGCAGCCTCGACCCGGTGAGCATCCGCGCGCTCGACCACGCCGACACGATCTACCCCGTGCTGCAGATGACGCTGCCCTACATCCGCGACGGCAAGCGCCTGTTGAACGTGTTCCGCAACCTGGACTACGGCAAGGACAAGGTCGAGCTGATCGTCAACCGGCATGACAGAAACAGCGATATCCAGTTGAAGGATCTCGAGGAAGCGTTCGACACGCCGATCCTGCGCACAATGCCGAACCACTACGACGCCGCGGCGAAATCCGTCAACCAGGGCGTGCCGGTCACGCGCCTGGCGCCGGACAGCCCGCTCTCGATCGCGCTCGAAGACATGGCGCGCGACCTGACCGGCGCCGCCGCACCCCGGCAGGCCGCCGGCCTGATGTCGCGCCTGTTCGGCCGCCGCGCCGCCTGA
- a CDS encoding TadE/TadG family type IV pilus assembly protein has translation MTPRIRQHGLAAVEFAMLLPLLLFLLFVMVDGGRALQANVIMVNLSREGANLVARGNTSLETGSQDIIYALMASAPPLDVNKRGMVYITRVMGTATGNVILDQYRWNDTARKLGYDISKYAPASRVYGCNAWLVALCADITSKNRPSSAIMQGKLDDGEVVYVVETFYKFDMLLTGSFNLPVFGPDLYSMTIF, from the coding sequence GTGACGCCCCGCATCCGGCAGCACGGCCTGGCCGCCGTGGAATTCGCCATGCTGTTGCCGCTGCTGCTGTTCCTGCTGTTCGTCATGGTCGACGGCGGCCGTGCGCTGCAGGCCAACGTCATCATGGTCAACCTGAGCCGCGAAGGGGCCAACCTTGTCGCGCGCGGCAACACGTCGCTGGAGACCGGCAGCCAGGACATCATCTACGCGCTGATGGCCAGCGCGCCGCCGCTGGACGTGAACAAGCGGGGCATGGTGTACATCACGCGCGTGATGGGCACGGCCACGGGCAATGTCATACTCGACCAGTACCGCTGGAACGACACTGCGCGCAAGCTCGGCTACGACATCAGCAAGTATGCGCCGGCGAGCAGGGTGTATGGCTGCAATGCCTGGCTGGTTGCCCTGTGCGCCGACATCACCAGCAAGAACCGCCCGTCGTCGGCCATCATGCAGGGCAAGCTCGACGACGGCGAGGTGGTGTACGTGGTCGAGACGTTCTACAAGTTCGACATGCTGCTGACCGGCAGCTTCAACCTGCCCGTGTTCGGGCCCGACCTTTACTCGATGACGATTTTCTGA
- a CDS encoding response regulator: MTIRIMLVDDHKTMLWGLERLIQAEAPAFALVASASDAPEATALCALHAPDIVLLDLDLKGSSSLDILPALLANGTTRVVILSANRDHATLASAVKLGARGVVSKESPTEDVLAAVRKVHGGELWLDQPLMQALLGQLVAPAPKANPEAQRIASLTAREREVIGMIVQGNGALNKELAERAFISERTLRNHLTAIYQKLDVANRLELYMYATRHGLD, translated from the coding sequence ATGACCATCCGCATCATGCTGGTCGACGACCACAAGACCATGCTGTGGGGCCTGGAACGGCTGATCCAGGCCGAGGCGCCGGCGTTCGCGCTGGTCGCCAGCGCCAGCGACGCGCCCGAAGCGACCGCGCTGTGCGCGCTGCATGCGCCCGATATCGTGCTGCTGGACCTGGACCTGAAGGGCAGCAGTTCGCTCGATATCCTGCCCGCGCTGCTGGCCAACGGCACGACACGGGTGGTGATCCTTTCCGCCAACCGCGACCACGCCACGCTGGCCAGCGCCGTCAAGCTGGGCGCGCGCGGCGTGGTGAGCAAGGAATCGCCCACCGAGGACGTGCTGGCCGCGGTGCGCAAGGTGCACGGCGGCGAACTGTGGCTCGACCAGCCGCTGATGCAGGCCCTCCTCGGGCAGCTGGTGGCGCCGGCACCGAAGGCGAACCCGGAAGCGCAGCGCATCGCCTCGCTGACGGCGCGCGAACGCGAGGTGATCGGCATGATCGTGCAGGGCAACGGCGCACTGAACAAGGAACTGGCCGAACGCGCCTTCATCTCCGAGCGCACGCTGCGCAACCACCTGACGGCCATCTACCAGAAGCTCGACGTGGCCAACCGCCTCGAACTGTACATGTATGCCACGCGCCACGGCCTGGACTGA
- a CDS encoding sensor histidine kinase has product MSRISAAGAHAASPLPAKAGITPDAEAWMVFGMRMLLAVSALLTLYIGRGDLIAEGRWTWLVFFAYAVHSLVLLAVARIRAGFWHGPAIYWADIGWYGLMVFSTGGAASPFFSFFFFAILAASFRRGFDDGARLTLGAAVVVTVSVLGVQGLVSLQLLLLRATFVLALGYMIAWWGGLAVDQRRRLALLRDVSRLSNPRFGVQHTLDSLMDKILRFYGGTTCVLLMQDAGGSWMLNTVHHPSSARPIGRNRMREDAVQPLLALEEGATILYRGLGRALFPARAARFAAREGVWNDIDPGVCEGIADLLDTGSFISAALPLRKGAGRIFVTSEQRLRRADATFLSHIVQQAFPVIETIDLLDRLASEAAFRERQTIARDLHDNTIQPYIGLRHAVAAIRNGAGDGNAVTPELDRLLDMCTEVIGDMRQFAHRFRNGRQEEPELLIALRRHAGKVRSFFDVDVTLEARHAPVISDRMAAEVFQVVSEGLSNICKHTHARSAHVRMGLDDGQLAIDIANPVDGGAPCAAFLPLSIAERVAALGGQLAVEPSAYQTLLRVRLPL; this is encoded by the coding sequence TTGTCGCGGATTTCCGCCGCTGGCGCGCACGCCGCCAGCCCCCTGCCGGCGAAGGCCGGCATCACGCCGGACGCCGAAGCCTGGATGGTGTTCGGCATGCGCATGCTGCTGGCCGTTTCGGCGCTGCTCACGCTGTACATCGGACGCGGCGACCTGATTGCCGAAGGGCGCTGGACCTGGCTGGTGTTTTTCGCCTACGCGGTGCACAGCCTGGTCCTGCTGGCCGTCGCACGCATCCGCGCGGGCTTCTGGCACGGCCCCGCCATCTACTGGGCCGATATCGGCTGGTATGGCCTGATGGTGTTTTCCACCGGCGGCGCAGCCAGCCCGTTCTTCTCGTTCTTCTTCTTTGCGATCCTGGCCGCCTCGTTCCGGCGCGGCTTCGACGACGGCGCCCGCCTCACGCTCGGCGCGGCAGTGGTGGTCACGGTATCGGTGCTGGGCGTGCAGGGGCTGGTGTCGCTGCAACTGCTGCTGCTGCGCGCCACGTTCGTGCTGGCGCTGGGCTACATGATCGCCTGGTGGGGCGGCCTGGCCGTGGACCAGCGGCGGCGGCTGGCGCTGCTGCGCGATGTCAGCCGCCTGTCCAATCCGCGCTTCGGCGTGCAGCACACGCTCGACTCGCTGATGGACAAGATCCTGCGCTTCTACGGCGGCACCACCTGCGTGCTGCTGATGCAGGATGCCGGCGGCAGCTGGATGCTGAACACGGTGCATCACCCCTCCTCCGCCCGTCCGATCGGCAGGAACCGGATGCGCGAGGACGCCGTGCAACCGCTGCTGGCACTGGAAGAAGGCGCCACCATCCTGTACCGCGGCCTCGGCCGGGCGCTGTTCCCGGCGCGGGCCGCGCGTTTCGCTGCCCGCGAAGGCGTCTGGAACGACATCGATCCGGGCGTCTGCGAGGGAATCGCCGACCTGCTCGACACCGGCTCGTTCATCAGCGCCGCGCTGCCGCTGCGCAAGGGCGCCGGCCGCATCTTCGTCACGTCGGAACAAAGGCTGCGCCGTGCCGATGCCACATTCCTGAGCCATATCGTGCAGCAGGCGTTTCCCGTCATCGAAACCATCGACCTGCTGGACCGGCTGGCATCCGAAGCGGCGTTCCGCGAGCGCCAGACCATCGCGCGCGACTTGCACGACAACACGATCCAGCCCTACATCGGCTTGCGCCACGCCGTGGCGGCGATCCGCAACGGGGCCGGCGACGGCAATGCCGTGACGCCGGAGCTCGACCGCCTGCTCGACATGTGCACCGAGGTGATCGGCGACATGCGCCAGTTCGCGCACCGCTTCCGCAACGGCCGCCAGGAAGAACCGGAACTGCTGATCGCATTGCGCCGCCATGCCGGCAAGGTGCGCTCGTTCTTCGACGTGGACGTCACCCTCGAAGCGCGGCATGCGCCCGTCATCAGCGACCGCATGGCCGCCGAAGTGTTCCAGGTGGTGAGCGAAGGCCTCAGCAACATCTGCAAGCACACCCACGCGCGCAGCGCCCACGTGCGCATGGGCCTCGACGACGGCCAGCTGGCGATCGACATCGCCAATCCGGTCGACGGCGGCGCGCCCTGCGCGGCCTTCCTGCCGCTGTCGATCGCCGAACGCGTGGCGGCACTGGGCGGGCAGCTGGCCGTGGAACCGTCGGCGTACCAGACGCTGCTGCGCGTGCGCCTGCCGCTTTGA
- the cpaB gene encoding Flp pilus assembly protein CpaB, producing MRNSRSLLIIGVALFLALAAVLVAAKWMGEQGTAGTRVAVAAADIGQGSRLAAASVQLVDWPSGSIPPGAITDPKLLVDRVTRADIGRGEPLLESKLAPPGTTGGLSAVVAAGKRAMTVRVNDVVGVAGFALPGNYVDILVNMQGMAGDAGRTEGSISKIVLERILVLAVAQESNRDDTKPRVVNAVTLELAPEQVEKLDLARSIGSLSLVLRNQVDPQPANTGGATRESVLGLPPAKPAAPPVREAAPAPAPVRAAAPAPARRTEGVLVIRGLDAAPQATN from the coding sequence ATGAGAAATTCCAGATCATTGCTGATCATCGGCGTGGCGCTGTTCCTGGCGCTGGCCGCGGTGCTGGTCGCCGCCAAGTGGATGGGCGAACAGGGCACAGCCGGCACCCGCGTGGCGGTGGCGGCCGCCGACATCGGCCAGGGCAGCCGCCTTGCCGCCGCCAGCGTGCAGCTGGTGGACTGGCCGTCCGGCTCGATCCCGCCGGGCGCCATCACTGACCCCAAGCTGCTCGTCGACCGCGTGACGCGCGCCGATATCGGCCGCGGCGAACCCTTGCTGGAATCGAAGCTGGCGCCACCGGGCACCACCGGCGGCCTGTCCGCCGTGGTGGCAGCCGGCAAGCGCGCCATGACCGTGCGCGTGAACGACGTGGTCGGCGTGGCCGGCTTCGCGCTGCCGGGCAACTATGTCGACATCCTCGTCAACATGCAGGGCATGGCGGGCGATGCCGGCAGGACCGAGGGCTCGATCTCGAAGATCGTGCTGGAGCGCATCCTGGTGCTGGCCGTGGCGCAGGAATCGAACCGCGACGACACCAAGCCGCGCGTGGTCAACGCCGTGACGCTGGAACTGGCGCCGGAACAGGTGGAAAAGCTCGACCTGGCGCGCAGCATCGGTTCGCTGTCGCTGGTGCTGCGCAACCAGGTGGACCCGCAGCCGGCCAATACCGGCGGCGCCACGCGCGAATCCGTGCTGGGCCTGCCGCCGGCGAAACCGGCGGCGCCCCCCGTGCGCGAAGCCGCTCCTGCTCCGGCGCCCGTGCGCGCCGCCGCTCCCGCTCCTGCACGCCGGACCGAAGGCGTGCTCGTGATCCGCGGCCTCGACGCCGCCCCGCAAGCCACCAACTGA
- a CDS encoding A24 family peptidase, translated as MLPSQLPLLLLLALLGLAVWHDLRARRIPNAVVFPGALLGLALHAVLPAGAGLFGTPMGSLGLASALGGLALGLAFLMPMYALRLMGAGDVKLLAMVGAFVGAGNILAVTVATLLAGGVLAVAVAARQGIVKRVLSNTWQTVLHAGLSGLAGGIALPAAASGRLPYAVAIAGGTLACVLWLRVHGELPL; from the coding sequence ATGCTGCCATCCCAGCTCCCCCTCCTGCTGCTGCTCGCGCTGCTCGGCCTGGCCGTGTGGCACGACCTGCGCGCGCGCCGCATTCCCAATGCCGTCGTGTTCCCCGGCGCGTTGCTGGGGCTGGCGCTGCACGCGGTGCTGCCGGCGGGCGCCGGGCTGTTCGGCACGCCGATGGGCAGCCTGGGGCTCGCTTCCGCGCTGGGCGGCCTGGCCCTGGGCCTGGCCTTCCTGATGCCGATGTACGCGCTGCGCCTGATGGGCGCCGGCGACGTGAAGCTGCTGGCGATGGTGGGCGCCTTCGTCGGCGCCGGCAATATCCTCGCCGTCACCGTCGCCACGCTGCTGGCCGGCGGCGTGCTCGCAGTGGCGGTGGCGGCACGACAGGGCATCGTGAAACGGGTGCTGAGCAATACCTGGCAAACGGTGCTGCATGCGGGCCTGAGCGGGCTGGCCGGCGGTATCGCCCTGCCCGCCGCCGCCAGCGGGCGCCTGCCGTATGCCGTGGCGATCGCCGGCGGCACGCTGGCGTGCGTGCTGTGGCTGCGCGTGCACGGGGAGCTGCCGCTGTGA
- a CDS encoding TadE/TadG family type IV pilus assembly protein → MNTKSRQSGATVVEMAIVMPVFLLMLLALVEFGTMFFATLTMQYAVREGARYAVTGQKNLDPNTADQQRYAAIIQKIRDSSTGMYAKVTPKISVNGKAYEEADYGSGMFGSAGDIVVLRLDCSWTVATPLISAFFTDGKYRFAVAATMRNEAFQ, encoded by the coding sequence ATGAATACCAAAAGCCGTCAATCTGGCGCCACAGTCGTTGAAATGGCGATCGTCATGCCGGTCTTCCTGCTGATGCTGCTCGCACTTGTCGAGTTCGGCACGATGTTCTTCGCGACGCTGACGATGCAGTACGCGGTGCGCGAAGGCGCCCGCTATGCGGTCACGGGGCAGAAGAACCTGGATCCGAACACGGCCGACCAGCAGCGCTACGCCGCCATCATCCAGAAGATCCGCGACAGCTCGACCGGCATGTACGCCAAGGTGACGCCCAAAATTTCCGTCAACGGCAAGGCATACGAGGAGGCCGACTACGGCAGCGGCATGTTCGGCAGCGCCGGCGACATCGTCGTGCTGCGGCTCGATTGCTCGTGGACCGTGGCGACGCCGCTGATCTCTGCCTTCTTCACCGATGGCAAATACCGGTTCGCCGTGGCGGCGACGATGCGCAACGAGGCATTCCAGTGA
- a CDS encoding Flp family type IVb pilin, translating to MQFIKNFIKEEDGVTAIEYALIAAVLAGVISAAFTSVGTGLAAAFTKIINKIGA from the coding sequence ATGCAATTCATCAAGAACTTCATCAAGGAAGAAGACGGCGTCACGGCAATCGAATACGCGCTGATCGCCGCAGTGCTGGCCGGCGTGATTTCCGCCGCGTTCACCAGCGTCGGCACCGGCCTGGCAGCGGCCTTTACCAAGATCATCAACAAGATCGGCGCCTGA